The stretch of DNA tgttttaggattttagagtgttaattgtgagcctttcttgtgtctcattgatgcaagcttaggacctgagtgttattgagttgtaagtgtgaacttctcctaagctttgaagtacggagattgttctattgtgttgtgtggtttactcgcaagcttttaagcaagagtgaatcctagtttttaggagtgtgtctccaatcgttgtaatcgtctgagttgaatagcagcgctgtctgtgttgctaaggtgggaattgggacggggtctcatatctaggagttcctaggtagaagggtcattgggtagtgattaagtgagaagttgtaaacgggtgagtttagcttcgaagtaatactgctgatagtggacttcattcctggattggtatcccccagagtaggctttaggctgaactgggttaacaactctcgtgtgttatttactttactgtttgtatcgttttatgttatttactctgtttatagacaagtgttggcgcacctgtgacaacatctgtctacaacagacaagtgttgctacatcttgagcaacacctgtccactgtgtgccaggaatttcaattggcatcagagcaggcaccctgttctgaattttagggtgagctccagggaaatcgtttctggcaaagatggacaaagaaggaggttttgttaccagaccacctctcttggttggcgcttcaaactatgactattggaagtcccgcatgatggcctttctaaaacaaattgatagcaagacatggaaggcaattctgagaggatggactccacctgtgaagatggacaaagatggtaaaccaactcttgagttgaaatctgctgaagaatggtccaaagaagaagatgagcttgctcttgcaaactcaaaagcattatatgcactttataatggtgttgacaagcacatattcagactcatcaaaaagtgtgtctgtgctaaagaagcttggacaattcttgaaactgttcatgaaggtacctctaaagtgaagttgTCTAAGCtgcaactcctaacaactaagtttgaaaatcttagaatgaatgatgatgaaaccattcaggattttcacatgaccatacttgattttgacaatcaatttgatgccttgggtgaaaagatacctgaagaaaagctggtaagaaaaatgctcaggtctctacctaaaaagtttgatatgaaagtcacagctatagaagaagcaaaggatatcacagatatgaagctagatgaactggttggttcactacaaacctatgaagTAGCTGCAAATGAAAAggtggataagaaaaacaaaagtattgcctttatttcaaatgctgaggaagaagatcaactgagtgacacagagtctgaacaaagcatctctgatgcaatggttcttttgggaaaacaatttaataaagtactgaagagaatggacaaacgctctaagacaggtgcagctgacattgggcgcaacacttacaggaacttcagaaaacctgtaacagatgaaaaatcagctccaaataaaggtgttcaatgccatgaatgtgaggggtttggtcacattagaagtgaatgtggtacctttctgaagaaacaaaagaaggggttaactgtaacttggtcagatgaagattctgaaggagaaactgatactgcaaaggctatacatgtattgacaagtgtttgcacatctgacactgaatcatgtgaagaagaactgacctttgatgaacttgctgaatcatacaAAAAgttgtgtctgaagagtgcagaagtctgcagagtctctgaagaacaaaaagaaacaatcactaagttgcaaactgagagagctACTAatatgtcaagaatctctgaatttagtactaaatgggaagatagtttaaagatcattgaggagcagaaggcaactatcatcaacttagaagctgacaagatcaaacaactgactgaaatagcccatctgaatgaagaggtaactgaattaaactctcatcttgagaatttaaagaagcatgttcttaggctattcaaaggaagtgatctagatgaaatcctggaaactctGCCTGTTCCTAGCAGATCCAAAActggcattgggtatgaatacaaaaatgttaataggattatggattacaacaaagaggggaaatatatgcctgagataagtaaacaaccacctccaaaaatgcatgacagaaTGTCGCCACAtctgtctcctagacagcagagacaagtgttaccacatgtggcaccacatcagcaaagatggcagagacctaggtttatacctagaccaagaagcaggtaccattcatggagatgtcatcactgtggaagaaaggggcacataaggccttattgctacaaactgtatggttatccaagtgaaattccacaagaatctgatcaatccatcactaaaacaaagatggaatggaagcaaaaagatgatgcaacaaataccaaggagtatacagctgaaagcagtgggaaaagtttgattgctcatacatctctcagagcatcatcaaaagaagattggtactttgatagtggttgttccagacacatgactggtgttgaaaagtacttaaaagaggtaaaatcctatgccacaagctttgtgacatttggagatggagcaaagggggaaatcaaaggtattggaagactaattgacaatggtctaccaaaacttgaaaatgttctccttgtaaaaggcttaactgccaatctaattagtataagccaactatgtgatcaaggcatgaaagtcaactttacaaaaaatgaatgtctggtctgcaacaatgaaggagacatccttatgaggggtgttagatcaaaagacaactgctacttgtggatccctcttgaagaaggtaatgtatctacatgtctcttaactaaaaatgaagaggttaagttgtggcatcaaaaattaggacaccttaacctgaagagcatgaagaaagtcatatcagaagaagctgtcagaggactaccaatcttacagatacaggaaggaaatatctgtggtgaatgtcagattgggaagcaaaccaaagtgtcgcaccaaaagttgcaacacttgtccacctctagagttcttgagttactacatatggatctgatggggcccatacaagttgagagtcttggaggtaagaaatatgttcttgttattgttgatgacttctctaggtatacttgggtgaatttcattagggaaaaatctgagacttttgaagaattcaaaaatctttgtgtacaacttcaaaaagagaaagactgtggtattgtaagaatcagaagtgaccatggtaaggaatttgaaaactctaaatttgctgatttttgtgctgctgaaggaataattcatgaattctcttcaccaattacacctcaacaaaatggtgtggttgaaagaaagaatagaaccttacaagaatctgctagagtaatgttgcatgccaaaaatgttccttacaagttctgggctgaagccatgaatacagcatgttacattcacaatagagtaacattaaggaaaggtactactacaacattgtatgaactatggaagaataggaagcctactgtgaagtacttccatgtgtttgggtcaaaatgttatattttggcagatagagaacctaggagaaaattagatcccaaaagtgatgaggggatatttttaggttactcaaccaacagcagagcgtacagggtttttaactccagaacaagaactatgatggaatcaattaatgttgttgttgacgacagtgatacaacaagtgcagatccagctgaagagacagatgtcataacacctgtcccaacacctgatgatgatcaaactgaacctgaacctgatcaacattctgagtctactacagaggttcctagaccaaacaagggaccatctactagaacacagaagaatcatcctctggaacttgtcattggaaatccaaatcaaggaattgcaacaagaagatcaaaagaagcaatctccaattcatgtttcatatcaaagattgaaccaaagaatgttaaagaagctttgactgatgaatactggatcaatgctatgcaggaggaactaactcagttcaaaagaagtgaggtatgggatctagtacctagaccagatggtataaacgttattggtacaaagtgggtgtacaagaacaaaactgatgaaaacggtgatattactagaaataaagccagacttgtagcacaaggatacacccagatagaaggagtagattttgatgagacttttgctccagttgctcgcttggagtccataagattactcttggctgtggcatgcattttgaaattcaagctatatcaaatggatgtaaaaagtgcattcctaaatggctatctaaatgaagaggtatatgttgagcaaccaaaagggtttgtagatccaagctttcctaaccatgtttacaaactaaagaaagcactttatggattgaaacaagcccctagagcatggtatgaaaggttgactgaatttcttgtcagccatggatacaagaagggtggaaatgataaaaccttgtttgtaagagaagagaaagggaagctaatgatagctcagatatatgtggatgatattgtatttggtggaatgtcgcgacaaatggtggaacactttgtgcatcaaatgcaatctgaatttgaaatgagtcttgtaggtgagctaacttattttttaggtcttcaggtcaaacaaatggaagacaccatatttatctctcaagaaaaatatgcaagaaacattgtgaagaaatttggtatggaaggtggtagtcacaaaaggacacctgcacctacacacttgaagcttaccaaagatgagaaaggagttgatgtggatcaaagtctctatagaagtatgattgggagcttactatatctcacagctagcaggcctgatatcatgtttgcagttggagtttgtgctagataccaatctgaacccaagatgagtcatctgactcaagtgaaaaggatcttcaaatatgtcaatggcacatgtggctatggaattctatactctcatggtaatgattctaccttaattggatattgtgatgcggattgggctggaagtgctgatgatagaaagagcacctctggtgcatgtttcttcttgggaaacaatctagtatcttggtttagtaagaagcaaaatagtgtgtctctatcaacagctgaggcagaatatatagcagctgggagtagttgctctcaattgttatggatgagacaaatgttgaaagagtatagtgtggagcaagatgtcatgacactctactgtgacaatcttagtgctataaacatttctaaaaatcctattcaacatagtaggactaagcacattgatatacgtcatcattttataagggagcttgtagaagaaaaaattgttacacttgagcacattgcatctgaagaacaattagcagacatttttactaaagcgttagatgcaagtcaatttgaaaatttaagaggcaaacttggaatttgcctttttgaagacaaatagcagttacagcaggcaatgcgtgtaactacctctcatcactttaagttacacgcaaatcaaggaagttctcattcaacttccctcaacctccatcaaccacaatcattatttttcatctattctctctctcacgctcaaaaaCTCTCTATCTTCCTCATCAATCTCTCTCTGACTTCTCCTCTTCTCAGAAAACTTCAAATCCAAATCATGTCTAACTCTGCCAAATCCTCACCAACAAAGTCAGATACTAATCCATCACTACAAAAGGTGGTAGTCGATGCTGTTCCTCTCACCACCATACCTGCCACAAGTCCAACGATAAGGAGAAAATCTGTTGCGAAGAAGGAGAAATCATCACGAACGAgcataaatccttcatctccctcctcttcaattaagaaaacgaagaagaagagcaagaaatcgcgaGTTGAATCAAGAAGAagttttacaatgtctgaactgcatgttgatccacttcCATCGAGTGGTGTTGCTACTCCTGTCGTAAAAGCTGCAGAGGttaatgttgacacatctggtaagaactcacttaatcaaaactctgatgctccaaattctgttgaaaacctaggtttagagaaacctattgtgtctgaaaatttggggaaaagtgttcctaactcccctgttgctgatgatgataatattggtgcttctactgagaccaataatCCTGTTGCTAATGAGTCCattaagaaaactgctcctgagacaCATGTTGCGCcgaatgttgcaacacatggcgctgcgccaaatgtggtgccagatgttaccacatctttggcacaagagaaccttgtggactattctgagtctgatgagagtcccccacctaaggacactgataaagaagctggttctgataaagttgtgaatgaaactcctgaGGTAATAAtagttaatgaaaatgaaactacagCTAGTGATAAGACTATTCCTGcacattctgaagctagtgtggctaggaggactagaagtagggctggtaaagctGTAGAGGCTACTAACACACCTGTTCAAACACCCAAACCCTCTAAGGCTGGAAAGGCTACTGGCAAAAAGCCagtgtatggacctccaaaaactgtcagtaaaatggtccctaggtcagagaccaagaaaagaaaGGCCCCTccaactagtgattctgattttgaaccggagacagatgttgctgcatctggcagcacatctaggaaaagtgtaggaaggaagaaggttcctcaatCTGTTCCATCTGCTCCATTAgataatgtttcatttcatctggaaaatgggtctgcaaggtggaagtttgtgtatcatagaaggttagctctggaaagaaatttgaaagctGATATCCTTGAATGTCCTAGTGTTgtagaagctcttgagtatgcaggtttgatgaaaactgtggttggtttggacaagtgctatgacaggcttgtgaaggaatttttgattaatgtggctgcagaCTGTAATGATCCAAAAAGCCCTGAATATAGGCAAGTTTTTGTACGAggaaagtgtgttcaattctctccaactgtgatcaaccaatatttgcaaagggattctgaagaagtggctcctctgaaagccacagataatgaaatctgcaaggtcctcactggtggaaaaattaaagtgtggccaagcaaggcaaagttgtctgcaacttccctctcaccattctatgctgttttaaataggattgctgcccataattgggtTCCAACCACCCACTCAGGTGATATTGCAAGAGGATTGGGTAAGTTCATTTATGCTGTGGGTACAAAGGCCAATTTTGACTATGgagcttatttctttcaagaaaccttAAGCCATGCTCTGACATATGCTGTGGAGAAACCAGTTGCTTTtcccactctgctatgcaacATTATGCTTgaacaacacccagatatactaagaagttctgatgttccttgcaaaaggaaaggggtgttggtgattgagcagaggctgctggatgggacaaatgttgcagcaggtgttggcacatctgtccaggctggtgtactttcaaggaaacagatgattgctgatcttACTGAAACtagcagagctcttgaggccaggaagctgaaaatagaccgtgtgattgaggcactcaaggctgaggaagctgctgagatggctgagggtgagccaaatggacaagaaggagaagaggctagtgagtctgaggatggttctgaggatgtgatggaggactctgatgaaagttcttcaatctgatttctgatgtttccttatatttgtttttgaTGTACTTTTGTTGATCTTcttggtgtttcttttgttgttcctttatgggcaaggccctgaatttctagcacctgtgcgtgctctatggtctgtaataactgcacactgatattctctatgctctggtacactatgatttcctattcctgatgtttgtctaaattgtggctaaaaagggggagtagtgtgtgtgtgtgacaagtgtgtggacagatgttctcacatctggtgactgtttttGTGCTagtgttcgtatgctcgtattgagggggagtgtgagtaatatgcatgtactgagggggagtagtgaatattctttctctatctggtgtgtgtatgcatgaattcagggggagtgtgagtgatagtatctcttgatcgcctgaatctATTTGAcgacaaatgttgtaccaagtgttatggcacctgactattgagtccactatccattatgactgagaatttatttttctcagatgtttatgggaatttattctTCCTGTTGATCTTATGTTGATGAAATGCGccttaaactattaggagtttatttctcctacttcttagcatctactatgggagtttatttctcccttgtgttgttccatgaggctagttgtttctattccgctgttgcattgcctctgatactACTTAACTCTTctggaagtagtttttattatgtgttactttctttcctagttgtgtgatcatgttgactcgaaggaaaggtaatactatatctctctatatactggtctaatattgttttagccaaaatttgccaaagggggagattgttgggtttttgtatattggctacattttgcaaaaacatattttagccaagtgttgagacaagtgtgctgaccccaagtgttgtgacaaatgttgtgacactttggaacaacacctgactctgttctgcgcgcgccagctggatgttattattttctactcaatcttttgaagatctgtttgaagaatttgttcaaggtttcttacagaggaaggcgcacgtgtttaatgtgtttcatgaggcagccaaaccctagttttattttccaaaggaattatatttttggaaaatatatttttgcggtttcaaaaatataactattgttttcaaaaatatatcactgctgccgcaattctagaagccctaattttgtcttgaagcccaagtcgttctactactataaatacgaaggcaagcatatggtttcaatcatctaaaatcgagtcttacaaagcgtgtgttttaggattttagagtgttaattgtgagcctttcttgtgtctcattgatgcaagcttaggacctgagtgttattgagttgtaagtgtgaacttctcctaagctttgaagtacggagattgttctattgtgttgtgtggtttactcgcaagcttttaagcaagagtgaatcctagtttttaggagtgtgtctccaatcgttgtaatcgtctgagttgaatagcagcgctgtctgtgttgctaaggtgggaattgggacggggtctcatatctaggagttcctaggtagaagggtcattgggtagtgattaagtgagaagttgtaaacgggtgagtttagcttcgaagtaatactgctgatagtggacttcattcctggattggtatcccccagagtaggctttaggctgaactgggttaacaactctcgtgtgttatttactttactgtttgtatcgttttatgttatttactctgtttatagacaagtgttggcgcacctgtgacaacatctgtctacaacagacaagtgttgctacatcttgagcaacacctgtccactgtgtgccaggaatttcagaaaCAAACAGGCCCTATAATATAGTATATTTTGATAAGCTATTTCATATAACTTTGACGTTTGTGTATTATTTTGATGTAATTTGATTATGACAATATGATGTATTTGACTACGTATTTTAGTATCTTTGAGTTCGTAATTTGTTACCGGTTGTTACGTTTTTATTAtttgctaaattttttttagattcaatGTTAATGTTGATGTTCTGACATatataaaatactaaaatatgtTATAAACAGGTTTGGACCTCAAATGTGATGAGGTGGTGCTGCAAATCAGTGACTGGCTTGACTGGTTTTTGCCTgaaatatttcggtttatactAACCGAAATATTCATACGTTCAGTTATTTCGGGCTTTACTAACCGAACTAAGGttttcggtttctgcgaaccgaattagGCTTTCATGCGCTAATTGAAATCACTTTACATAGGGGGGGAAAAAGGTTTAGTTGGGGGGTGAAAAAGATATGATTTTGACttgaaatttattaaaattgtttcGATAAATCGATATGTTTTGACACTTATTTAGACATGCATAAAACTCTaatattgaaacaaaattaGACAAACCAAACACGATAAACGAAAATTAAGTATCACATCAGAATGAAATAGTTATAACACATCAAATCGAAACATAGTTTGGATCTTCCGGATGAACAAGGCTAGCAAGGATGGCTTCGACAGATCTTGTCAGTGTTGCATCTAATTCGATAGGCCCCCTGGTGCTATACTGCTCGAAAATTGAGAACATGGTTTGAATATCATCGTTGTTTTCAAGCATCATATCGGTGGAGGTAAAGCGTCCGTCAGAATCGATTGACGGCTTACGATACGTGAGACTTGAAACTGTTTTGTTGTCGTTCCGGTTGTTGACGGTACGATTCAGTTGGTTCTGTTGCTGTTTTAGACCATCGAacgtttcatcatcattaatgCGAAACAAAATTGGTTTTCCGTTGTTGTAGTAAACTGCTGCAAGGGTAGATCTCATACGTTGTGTGAGTGAgacatccattttttttttgttttgtatataGGCTTACTTCAGTTTACAGAAACCGAACCAGGAAGTGACtggtttttaaaaaccgaatTTCTTATTCCTTCGGTTCGTAAAACCTGAATTTGCTAACCAAATTTTTTCACATTTTGGAAGGGCAAACCCAGATTtaagggggtataaaagaaacgtggggggcctaaagagaaattATCTATTATTGTATCGTTAATTGGACCTGGGtgcaatccaaagaaataaaaaaccaatATAAGATGCCTAACCCAAAGATGGTAGAGATTATTTTGGCACCCTATGTATTTCGCTATTTAATTagcagatgttataaaaataaaaaattaaaaaaacctctaacataaaatttttaagattttacacGTCCACTAGCAGACAAGAGTATATTGGTCATTTTGTAGGGAGCATGAGAAAATTGGTAAGGTGCCGaaagaaattcaacaatgaTGGACAAACGAAGCCAGCTCAAAGGcccaaaacaaaagaaagaaattcaCAAGGAATCTAGAGCTTTAAACCCTATTCTAACATCGGGCCAACGTGTCGAGTAAAACGCAACTATCTTCATGCAAAACCCTTATTCTATGATTAAGTAGAATCATTTTCTATTGTGTGCAAAATCCTTTCCTATGCTGCCTTCTTTCTAAGCATTCTTTGGCTGCTACGCAATCAGATCACGAATGTAGACTTTTTACTTCTATCAGTGGTTTCCGACGGTCTCCATCAGGCTGGTCGCTTTGGTGGGTTACAGTTTGCTCATATTTGTGTAGAGTGTGTTATGGCTGTCAGAGTTTTCTTTTTCCTCAAAAGGGTTTGGTTGGCAAGGGTTCTATCATCGGATGTTGTTTCTGTTCTACATCAATTCAACATTATACTAGACTTAGGGGCAGACCTAGACATAAGTTACTACTGGGGCTAAAAAAATTAGCAACAACTACAAAAAAATTCTTCATTGAATATGCATGAGATTACTAGTGATAcaatatgtatataaaaaaacatgattaaaaccgatcaagattaatggtttatgtgtttttattgaataccgttaactttgatttgtctcaataacatatcaaacgattttatattttttgtaaaatttaacatggatgatctatatgatataaacttccaatccaacggtggataattttgtgaaatttatttttattaatgcgttattgagcggtgtaacattactcaaatgttacaccggtataatttgatccctcccctttatttatatataattatcacAAAGAATACTTTTTAATTACCAAAGTTGAACTCAGCATCCGTTTGGTTTGGCGTTTGGAGACTCAAACGCACGTCCAACTTTAGTTATGATGTGGTTTCTTATAAGCTTCAAAATGGAGCTTCTGCGCAGACGCGAAAAACAGTTGTGATTTTAGGCGAACACAAGTCTAGTAGATGCAAAACCAAACATGTATTTAGATATCACTAGTGTAGAAATAGGATTTTAAGTACACCTATTTTTTTTGAGATATTACACTGGTTTTGGGCCGGTGTGAACTCAGCCGGTGAGATATGTGCAAGAAATTTACACCCGTTATAAAATAGGTGTTAAAAGGGTTATATTATACCGTTGTTAATTAAAAGAGGTGTAAAATGCGTATTATTTACACTTAATTACAAGAATTTTACacctatttttaattataataggTGTAAATTGTGTGTGGtttacatgattttttttaatgattttatatCTGATTTATGTATAATGAATGTAAAATGTGTATCATTTACAATGAATTTCAATACTTTACATTGTTTTTTCAAGATAATTGATATGAATATTCATTAAACAAATCATtcttgaaacaaaacaaaaataaaatcaaatcaaattcttaagtaatttgtaccaaaaaaatcatacataaaacataagctatatttatattttgttttcaattccaTTCATTTTGTCgtcttttcttgttttcttgaTGATCTTGTTGCTTTAACTTTTCAACCACTTGCATTTGACACTCTTGTTGTTTTTACTCTTCAACCATTTGCAAACAAATTGAGCCATGAGTTGTTGAGTTTTGTCAGTTGAATATCTACATATTCAAACACataataaattaagaaactaaatagtaaataattaatTGCCTTTTTACCAACAAAATTGACCTACATCAAAGGCAACAAAACAAATAATCCGACAATCTAAAGAATTAGTTGGGAAAAAATTGAACTTTCCAACCTACAATTCATCACATGCATTTTCaaatcactaaaaaaaataatttaaatggcaacaatataatcatattcataatttttatttaaagaaaacaATGGAGTTAAACTAACCAATATTATTGTTTGTGGGAATCGTCAACATCTACGAATCCTGACAAATTGAGTTAtctagtttgtaaaataatgtCAAAGTCaagtgaaaaataaatttttctatgaaatttacaaaatatagATACAAATTTCATTCACTACTTTATCACATAGTTTATAATAACTATAGATACAAGTTTCATTGACTACGTTTTTTCGATCACCTAAAAAAATTAGTCGAGGATGAAAAAATCCATAACACAACACAAAATCCGTCAAcgaaaaaagtagaaaaaagcAACACAATTCTTTCATCAATTCCTTTATTGACAAATATCTTCATAGATTCCCTTATTGATCAAATCACATAAGATAAACCCTAGGGTAAGAACCTTTCTTATTGTAGATACAAGGATGAAGAGATAATGATAGAGATTAATAAAGAGGTTTACCTTTATATTAGAGTAGCAAACAAAGAGATAAGAGGGGATGTCACTACAAAACAAATTGTTATTTGCAACACATAGATAGCAACAGTTTTGTAGAACTATTgctaatataaaaacaaaaaaataacagCAACAGTTTTGGTAAACTGTCGGTGTGGTTTTAGTGAACCGGCAGTTTATTTTGGT from Trifolium pratense cultivar HEN17-A07 linkage group LG5, ARS_RC_1.1, whole genome shotgun sequence encodes:
- the LOC123885941 gene encoding uncharacterized protein LOC123885941, translated to MDVSLTQRMRSTLAAVYYNNGKPILFRINDDETFDGLKQQQNQLNRTVNNRNDNKTVSSLTYRKPSIDSDGRFTSTDMMLENNDDIQTMFSIFEQYSTRGPIELDATLTRSVEAILASLVHPEDPNYVSI